In Armatimonadota bacterium, the following proteins share a genomic window:
- a CDS encoding zinc ribbon domain-containing protein, whose product MNWTCPQCGETNPDTTKLCGLCGEMRPAVKAEQVVVRAMGPSPSATLPTVTPGSDRWAPRDPARPSEAEKQRLAEQAAQQIMGTTAPAGPSTVGCGNLAMFIMFLPWSLLVLPMPGGLRNRNVGRILLVIGAMAVLVGILSLMAVAPHVMKLAHDISAGYNVPDTGN is encoded by the coding sequence ATGAACTGGACATGCCCGCAATGCGGTGAAACCAACCCGGACACGACGAAGCTGTGCGGCCTCTGCGGCGAGATGCGCCCCGCCGTGAAGGCCGAGCAGGTGGTCGTTCGAGCGATGGGGCCGTCACCATCGGCCACGCTGCCAACGGTAACCCCCGGCTCCGACCGATGGGCTCCCCGTGACCCGGCGCGCCCATCCGAAGCGGAAAAACAGCGGCTCGCGGAGCAGGCCGCTCAGCAGATCATGGGCACGACCGCTCCTGCAGGGCCCTCAACCGTTGGCTGTGGCAACCTGGCGATGTTCATCATGTTCCTGCCCTGGTCGCTGTTGGTGCTGCCGATGCCGGGCGGCCTTCGCAACAGGAACGTTGGAAGGATCCTGCTGGTGATCGGCGCGATGGCGGTGTTGGTGGGGATACTCTCGCTCATGGCAGTGGCGCCCCACGTCATGAAGCTCGCGCACGACATCTCAGCCGGCTATAACGTGCCGGACACCGGTAACTAG
- a CDS encoding BMP family protein, whose translation MMKRFLLILGSAALLAGCTKQTPPTSAPGALKVALVTSGPVSDHGWNGLAHDAAQQLKKDTGAEVSEQEVKSEGEIEAALRGFASRGYDIILGHGNEYGEPAMRVAKDFPKSHFVITAGRVNAPNVTSLAYRLEDATYCLGVLAAGMSKTGRIACVGGKQISVVESTFNGLKAGVDSARPGTPVTFAYVDSWADTGAANRQTATLIGQGADVIFHNADAAGIGMFQAVSDANKAGKTVYALGSNADQTAVAPDVCLASAVLELGKTFEAVAQEVKANRFQGIMRTLGMKEGYVDVIFNPALKTKIPPAVLKKVEDAEKKIRSGALTVKQSA comes from the coding sequence ATGATGAAGCGATTCCTTCTGATATTAGGTTCGGCCGCGCTCCTGGCAGGATGCACGAAGCAGACGCCGCCTACTTCCGCGCCGGGTGCCCTCAAGGTGGCCCTGGTGACCTCGGGACCTGTGAGCGATCACGGTTGGAACGGACTGGCGCACGATGCCGCACAACAACTGAAGAAGGATACCGGGGCCGAAGTCTCCGAGCAGGAAGTGAAATCCGAAGGCGAGATAGAAGCCGCCCTGCGCGGTTTCGCCAGCCGCGGTTACGACATCATCCTTGGCCACGGCAATGAATACGGCGAACCCGCGATGCGCGTGGCGAAGGACTTCCCCAAATCGCACTTCGTCATTACCGCCGGCCGGGTCAACGCTCCGAACGTGACTTCGCTGGCCTACCGCCTTGAGGATGCGACGTACTGCCTGGGAGTGCTCGCCGCGGGCATGAGCAAGACCGGACGAATCGCCTGCGTGGGCGGCAAACAGATTTCGGTGGTGGAAAGCACGTTCAACGGCCTGAAGGCCGGAGTTGACAGCGCTAGGCCCGGCACACCCGTCACGTTCGCATATGTGGACTCGTGGGCCGATACCGGCGCCGCAAACCGCCAGACGGCGACACTCATCGGGCAGGGAGCGGACGTTATCTTCCACAACGCGGACGCCGCGGGAATCGGCATGTTCCAGGCGGTGAGCGATGCCAACAAGGCCGGAAAGACGGTGTATGCGCTCGGCAGCAACGCCGACCAGACTGCCGTTGCGCCGGATGTGTGCCTGGCAAGCGCCGTGCTGGAACTCGGCAAGACCTTCGAAGCCGTGGCCCAGGAGGTGAAAGCGAACCGGTTCCAGGGCATCATGCGCACGCTGGGGATGAAGGAGGGCTACGTGGATGTGATCTTCAACCCCGCCCTCAAAACGAAGATACCGCCGGCTGTGCTGAAGAAGGTGGAGGATGCGGAGAAGAAGATCCGCTCCGGCGCGCTGACGGTGAAGCAAAGCGCGTGA
- a CDS encoding NAD(P)/FAD-dependent oxidoreductase, with protein MDLYDIAIIGGGPGGLFAAYYAGLRGMRVLILDSLPTLGGQLATLYPEKFIYDMPGFPKVLARDLAANMIEQAMQYEPTVRLEETVTGLCSDGEKVTLTTNKAVHHARVALITAGVGAFEPKTLDVPGVRELTGKGIEHYVNDKSVYDGKRVVVVGGGDSAIDWALNLAGNAAEVILVHRRDAFRAHEESVVACTRNPRITFKLFREVKEVHGVDRVEAVTLAHNRNLGEETIGCDAVLLFLGFSADLGPIKSWGLEISRNSVVVDEHMQTTIARVFAAGDVVWHEGKIKLIATGVGEAAIAVNFAKNTLDPKALVFPGHSSEINSPTRSVSVEI; from the coding sequence TTTATGACATCGCAATCATCGGCGGGGGCCCCGGGGGCCTCTTCGCGGCATATTACGCGGGCCTGCGGGGTATGCGCGTGCTGATTCTTGATTCGCTGCCCACACTGGGCGGGCAACTGGCAACGCTCTACCCCGAGAAGTTCATCTACGATATGCCGGGCTTCCCAAAGGTGCTGGCCCGGGACCTCGCGGCCAATATGATCGAACAGGCGATGCAGTACGAGCCAACGGTCCGGTTGGAGGAAACAGTGACCGGGCTGTGCTCCGATGGCGAGAAGGTGACGCTCACAACCAACAAGGCGGTTCACCACGCGCGCGTGGCGCTGATCACCGCCGGCGTCGGCGCATTCGAGCCGAAAACTCTGGACGTTCCGGGCGTCCGCGAGCTGACCGGCAAAGGCATTGAGCATTACGTAAATGACAAATCGGTCTACGACGGCAAGCGCGTTGTGGTGGTTGGAGGTGGCGATTCGGCGATCGACTGGGCGCTCAACCTCGCCGGGAATGCCGCCGAGGTGATCCTCGTCCATCGGCGAGATGCGTTCCGGGCGCATGAGGAGTCCGTCGTCGCGTGCACCCGGAACCCCAGGATCACATTCAAGCTGTTCCGCGAGGTCAAGGAAGTACACGGCGTGGACAGGGTTGAAGCGGTCACGCTTGCGCACAACAGAAACCTCGGGGAGGAAACGATTGGATGCGACGCCGTGTTGCTTTTCCTGGGCTTCTCCGCGGATCTGGGCCCTATCAAGTCCTGGGGCCTGGAGATTTCCAGAAACAGTGTTGTGGTGGACGAACACATGCAGACGACCATCGCACGCGTCTTCGCGGCCGGGGATGTTGTGTGGCACGAGGGCAAGATCAAGCTGATAGCCACGGGTGTGGGCGAGGCGGCGATAGCCGTCAATTTCGCCAAGAACACGCTTGATCCGAAGGCGCTTGTGTTCCCGGGCCACAGCAGCGAGATCAACAGCCCGACGCGGTCGGTAAGCGTCGAGATTTGA